A single genomic interval of Anolis carolinensis isolate JA03-04 chromosome X, rAnoCar3.1.pri, whole genome shotgun sequence harbors:
- the ypel1 gene encoding protein yippee-like 1, which yields MVKMTKSKTFQAYLPNCHRTYSCIHCRAHLANHDELISKSFQGSQGRAYLFNSVVNVGCGPAEERVLLTGLHAVADIYCENCKTTLGWKYEHAFESSQKYKEGKFIIELAHMIKDNGWE from the exons ATGGTAAAGATGACAAAATCCAAAACGTTTCAGGCCTATTTGCCAAATTGTCACCGGACATACAGCTGTATCCACTGCAGAGCCCATCTAGCTAATCACGATGAGCTGATTTCCAAG TCCTTTCAGGGAAGCCAGGGACGAGCCTACCTCTTTAATTCAGT GGTGAATGTGGGCTGTggtcctgcagaagagagagtcCTTTTGACGGGATTGCATGCAGTCGCCGATATTTACTGCGAAAACTGCAAAACCACCCTTGGATGGAAATAC GAGCATGCCTTTGAGAGCAGTCAGAAATacaaagaagggaaattcatcatCGAACTTGCCCACATGATCAAAGACAATGGCTGGGAGTAA